A single region of the Triticum dicoccoides isolate Atlit2015 ecotype Zavitan chromosome 2B, WEW_v2.0, whole genome shotgun sequence genome encodes:
- the LOC119366010 gene encoding anthocyanidin 5,3-O-glucosyltransferase-like → MEANPHPAVVLHACLGVGHLIPMVELAKLFLRRGIPVVIAVPTPPASTADIFASSGPAVASVAAANPTISFHHLPAPEYPNPDPDPYLQMVDALRLTVPSLLAFLRSLPSVAALVLDTFCVDALDAAAELNVPAYLYYTSSAADLAAFLHLPHYLATTDGGDFKDMGKGLLRFPGVPPIPASDMPQIVQERASRTCAVRMGQYGRKPEARGLLINTYEWLEARAVTALRDGVCVPGRPTPPVYCIGPLIVNGEAAAQAQGACLSWLDAQPERSVVFLCFGSLGAMSAGQLEEIARGLENSGHRFLWVVRSPPEDPAKYFLPRPEPDLNALLPDGFLDRTQGRGVVVKMWAPQVEVLRHAATGAFVTHCGWNSVLEAASAGVPMLCWAQYAEQRANKVFVVDEMKLGVVMEGYDEELVKAEEVEKKVRLVMESGEGEKLRGRLALAKEKAAEALADGGPSRMAFAEFLKDLKLQK, encoded by the coding sequence ATGGAGGCCAATCCCCATCCGGCGGTGGTGCTGCACGCCTGCTTGGGCGTGGGCCACCTTATCCCCATGGTGGAGCTCGCCAAGCTCTTCCTTCGCCGGGGCATCCCCGTCGTCATCGCCGTCCCGACCCCTCCGGCCTCCACCGCCGATATCTTCGCCTCCTCAGGCCCCGCCGTCGCCAGCGTGGCCGCCGCCAACCCCACCATCTCCTTCCACCACCTCCCGGCGCCGGAATACCCCAACCCGGACCCGGACCCCTACCTGCAGATGGTCGACGCGCTCCGCCTCACCGTGCCGTCCCTCCTCGCCTTCCTCCGCTCCCTCCCCTCCGTCGCCGCCCTTGTCCTCGACACCTTCTGCGTCGACGCCCTCGATGCCGCTGCCGAACTCAACGTCCCGGCGTACCTCTACTACACCTCCTCCGCCGCCGACCTCGCGGCGTTCCTCCACCTCCCCCACTACCTCGCCACGACGGACGGTGGCGACTTCAAGGACATGGGCAAGGGTCTCCTCCGCTTCCCCGGCGTCCCGCCGATCCCTGCCTCGGACATGCCCCAGATCGTGCAGGAGCGCGCGAGCCGGACTTGCGCCGTGCGGATGGGGCAATACGGGCGCAAACCGGAGGCCCGGGGCTTGCTGATCAACACCTACGAGTGGCTGGAGGCGAGGGCCGTGACGGCGCTCAGGGACGGGGTGTGTGTCCCTGgccgcccgaccccgccggtgTACTGCATCGGGCCACTGATCGTGAATGGCGAGGCGGCTGCACAAGCGCAGGGCGCGTGCTTGTCGTGGCTGGACGCGCAGCCGGAGCGGAGCGTGGTGTTCCTCTGCTTTGGCAGCTTGGGCGCGATGTCGGCGGGGCAGCTCGAGGAGATAGCGCGCGGGCTCGAGAACTCCGGCCACCGCTTCCTGTGGGTCGTGCGGAGCCCGCCCGAGGACCCGGCCAAATACTTCCTGCCGCGCCCAGAGCCAGACCTGAATGCGCTCCTCCCCGATGGGTTCTTGGATAGGACGCAAGGGAGGGGGGTGGTTGTGAAGATGTGGGCGCCGCAGGTGGAGGTGCTGCGGCACGCCGCGACCGGCGCGTTCGTGACGCACTGCGGGTGGAACTCCGTCTTGGAGGCGGCGTCGGCCGGGGTGCCGATGCTGTGCTGGGCGCAGTACGCGGAGCAGAGGGCGAACAAGGTGTTCGTGGTGGACGAGATGAAGCTCGGGGTGGTGATGGAAGGGTACGACGAGGAGCTTGTCAAGGCCGAGGAGGTGGAGAAGAAGGTGAGGCTGGTGATGGAGTCGGGCGAAGGGGAAAAGCTCCGGGGGAGGCTGGCATTGGCCAAGGAGAAGGCGGCGGAGGCGCTGGCGGACGGCGGGCCGTCGCGGATGGCGTTCGCCGAATTCTTGAAGGATTTGAAGCTCCAGAAGTGA